The Nocardia terpenica genome has a segment encoding these proteins:
- a CDS encoding non-ribosomal peptide synthetase, protein MSSDTERPTVAGVAGAVHGRAQRTPETLAVVEGDQRLSYAALDAFAAAAAESLSRTGIRPGDAVAVALPRGWRLIATMLGILRIGAQVVPLDTQSPAHRRAHILTDSDAVALVHGPDELDAVPDGVHPVPVGTLFEHEPADPRPPAPPAQASFLFYTSGTTGQPKGVEVRDAGILRLARPGYIDLAEGARYACLSNPAFDAMSFEVWVPLLTGGCCVILDEETVATPHRLAAALLRERIDTLWMTAALFNAVVDAVPDCFAGAAQVLIGGEQLNAAVIRRWYRANPDSNTVLHNGYGPTETTTFALSHPIPRDFAGDVVPIGRPLPATTTAIVVPGTERLAEPGEVGELYVAGDGLAAGYRNLPEETERRFVRLPWLDGERYYRTGDLVRTNADGAVEYLGRTDRQVKVRGFRIEPGEVERQLAAHPAVRQAYVCTRREGEHGPHRLLGYLVADAGLSYDEFERHIADRLPTYMRPHRLYRLDALPLTANGKIDHIALAERTDEPWRRTGAAEAVTDWEREVLDLAAQTLGIDPPRPGDSWIACGGDSLQALRLRFAVHRRWGCEISRHSVLHSTFRELAAAIAEARSAGGFAYPDAPAPAAAASAPLTSEQQRLWFQQQWRPGSRAYNVPLAFRIDGAVDAVRLRHALCALVIRHPALRTAFESTADGPRQVVGEPYDPWIEADPGAARDEAARRAFADRFFAVAFDLRQPRMLHACWLAHDNGGTLLLRLHHIAVDGWSLSVLFRDLSQAYSGESEPADARTPLDYAGWQSDWFATDAYRTQVRELRDHYARFDEPESLRPIHERPFSAGRMLHTALDVTRRARLDRVCADTGLTRFQVLLAVFGWSLYAVTGHTRPRIAAPVANRPIHEFEASVGMFANTVLLPVTVEPLATMRDQVARLGADTRAVLDRQDVALADVLADRESPTGTSPFDVLFVLENTDFGALALAGTTARPLWWAPAEAKTPMTVSVIEHAEGFDCLWEYAEDYFDAERVAALAELFRHGLDLLCDGGIATPATLARPYRAALPDTSRGPAAEPTFTTVAEGFAWQVALTPAAVALRSHDRDVTYAELDTAAACSAHTLRSAYALPDQGEPCRVALYFEPSIEHVVSLLALARLGVTAVPLDPSYPPALLRQILAQVRPLCVLLAPDRAAAFDTVDSTGIPRHLVTDVLGRTGDEEYRSVASFPTTATRPMYTLFTSGSTGTPKGVQVPDSTLCNLLQWQSTVGGLSTPAVTQQFSMLSFDVSFQEIFTTLCGGGTLHLVRPEWRRDIPALLDQLDGAGIERIFLPYVALQLLAEHGVRLGRYPGRLREVITAGEQLVCTDAIRHWFAGLPGARLFNHYGPTETHVVSSLCLDGDPLRWPDRPAIGHPIAQAVLRVVDSADLPVPPGVEGRLLLGGAMVNRCYLGDPASAAPRFEELPGIGLCYRSGDRARVDADGLVHYAGRDDQQIKLSGHRVELGQIEAALLRHPAIVHALVVQDGTALVACLRCRTPEPTVEDLTAHVADLLPAHVRIDRFRLLAELPRTPSGKLDRRNALRAPGRELSRSTTDPATWSATEATLAGIFQAATGAPIAPGQTFFQAGATSLGLMRFHLRCTADPTLRFTVADLFEHVTIPALAAFVDRQTRDRAPAHARTAVPASRTKQADAETVASAATEPIAVIGMAVRVPGATDLGAFWELVRTGRSGIEYFAAPEGVVGARSQMDGLLAFDPGHFGINRRDAALMDPQQRHLLMSCVQALAHAGIADPAARRIGLVAGCGENTYFQTMLREADPALLPDGFQLAQHHDKDFLATKAAYHLGLTGPAFTTQAACASSLVAVHLAAGLLRQGDAEVMLAGGVLVDTTLTDGYRYRPQHIFSVDGHCRPFSDDASGTVGGSGVGVVVLKPLRAARRDGDTVYAVVTGSAVNNDGSAKLGYSAPSLAGQREVVRTALRRSGRRGTDIGYVEAHGTGTRLGDPVEVGALRQALELGDGDNCALSSVKSQLGHLGAAAGVIGFIRAVLAVRHGIIPPTIDFRAPNPQLAQDFTAFSVPTTAVPWPSDRDRVAGVSSFGIGGANAHVIVEASTSDPSFPSNSPACLLLSSSSEAALRADAARIANYLAAHPDRYTQVLRHLQAGRPARRYRMAAVCADADAAVVWLGSAAGATVHDTAVAAAESVATVVSSVDAPSELVNAWISGARIDWPDGPAPAPWDFPPPTFDLADYSFQRTTSRTTSSQSASHTSSSRSASHNPSLRHASETPSFRHASETPSFRHASDTSSFRHASDTSSFRHAFGRNLQSDPGQKHAGITEARHAGITEARHAGITEARHAGITEARHAGITEARHAGTTEAKHTGTTEAKHAGITAEKQAGMTGAKRAVTTEAQCAGMSETPCQDGFVGSTDLPERLAEAEWLHQPTWVRLRRAGAVDGRHEDRVLVVMTDTPVDVAARTAFSAGHRRVIEVRSAVAYSRVAADLFEVDPADSASLRRLFDHLGETDGIDWLHTLPLAVTGAVGADTLDRAYRACVDTPAAVLRAVADSPVAARFRAWWLSAGAQPVDGLVRRPESALLSGISAVGPQEVGVPGHWVDLPDGNLAAHAAVLAGLLAADDAPKQAALHRDYWWEQSTTPVTVAETERPRGEGAHVILGGTGGIGVGIATWLLEHTDGDVVLLARRAQLPDELTPWANRVRIISADLTETAPAEIMSRLRERITVLHTVTHAAGVAAGGLIARRDSVTAKQASAVKLLGALLMEQIIDHYRPAIAVYCSSMSARFGGIGQLDYAAANGLLDGFAHHRARPGEATVRIGIDWDIWSETGMAVRALRGDARHRDHLSVGLTVAEGQRVFARALTAQLPQLLVSTTPLAEAHRFYAPTRDTVAEANADLPSAARLLTEFLCDALGLEELDPDASLYDLGADSLTMLDVIDAVKQHLGIDLELSRLSHRVSLAEILARVTDAAAGAVGAEDVSVQVWQEGTGREVLCLIHPVGGDIQAYRPLVSGLAAELTVCLIADPALRDTAPPGWTLTERARLYHAALQARFPVETWRWQLAGWSFGAWVALGMAAESEAAGQPARALHLIDPPPPGAGARFRDYDRAQLEAVFAHELGQSGDSGAHGYAERLARCCEANLRSMIDHRLPRLTRTPSRVWLAERPLPDLPDHGNLDAQQADWGPHLPESAVWHRLDTTHYGIVRPPQVSAVAAAVNATLGEADS, encoded by the coding sequence ATGTCGTCCGACACCGAACGGCCCACCGTCGCCGGTGTGGCCGGGGCCGTACACGGCCGCGCCCAGCGCACCCCCGAAACCCTCGCGGTCGTCGAGGGAGATCAGCGGCTCAGCTATGCCGCGCTCGATGCCTTCGCCGCCGCGGCGGCGGAGAGCCTGTCCCGCACCGGGATCCGCCCCGGCGATGCGGTGGCGGTCGCGTTGCCACGCGGCTGGCGGCTCATCGCCACCATGCTCGGCATTCTGCGAATCGGCGCGCAGGTGGTGCCGCTGGATACCCAGAGCCCGGCCCACCGCCGGGCGCACATCCTCACCGATTCGGATGCCGTGGCGCTCGTCCATGGCCCGGACGAGCTGGACGCGGTGCCCGACGGCGTCCACCCGGTACCGGTCGGCACGCTGTTCGAGCACGAACCAGCCGACCCGCGGCCACCCGCTCCCCCGGCGCAGGCATCGTTCCTGTTCTATACCTCGGGCACGACCGGCCAACCCAAGGGTGTCGAGGTCCGCGATGCGGGCATCCTGCGCCTGGCGCGGCCGGGGTACATCGACCTGGCCGAGGGCGCGCGCTACGCCTGCCTGTCCAATCCCGCCTTCGATGCCATGAGTTTCGAAGTCTGGGTACCGCTGCTGACCGGCGGCTGCTGCGTGATCCTGGACGAGGAGACCGTGGCGACGCCGCACCGGCTGGCGGCCGCGCTGCTGCGCGAGCGGATCGATACGCTGTGGATGACGGCGGCGCTGTTCAATGCGGTCGTCGACGCCGTGCCCGACTGTTTCGCCGGGGCCGCGCAGGTGCTGATCGGCGGAGAACAGCTGAATGCGGCCGTGATTCGCCGCTGGTATCGCGCCAATCCCGACTCGAACACCGTCCTGCACAACGGGTACGGTCCCACCGAGACGACGACTTTCGCGCTCTCCCACCCGATTCCGCGCGATTTCGCCGGGGACGTGGTGCCCATCGGCCGACCGCTACCCGCGACGACGACGGCGATCGTGGTGCCCGGTACCGAACGCCTGGCCGAGCCCGGCGAGGTGGGTGAGCTGTATGTCGCGGGCGACGGCCTCGCCGCCGGATACCGCAACCTGCCCGAGGAGACCGAGCGCCGATTCGTCCGGTTGCCGTGGCTCGACGGCGAACGCTATTACCGCACAGGCGATCTGGTGCGCACGAATGCCGACGGAGCCGTCGAGTACCTCGGCCGCACGGACCGGCAGGTGAAGGTGCGTGGTTTCCGGATCGAGCCCGGCGAGGTGGAGCGGCAGCTCGCGGCGCATCCGGCGGTGCGGCAGGCATACGTGTGCACCCGCCGCGAGGGCGAGCACGGGCCGCATCGGCTGCTCGGGTACCTGGTGGCCGATGCGGGGTTGTCCTACGACGAGTTCGAGCGGCATATCGCCGATCGGCTCCCGACCTATATGCGCCCGCATCGCCTCTATCGTCTGGATGCGTTGCCGCTCACCGCCAATGGGAAGATCGACCATATCGCCCTCGCGGAGCGCACGGACGAACCGTGGCGGCGGACCGGCGCGGCGGAGGCCGTCACCGATTGGGAACGCGAGGTGCTCGACCTGGCGGCGCAGACGCTAGGTATCGACCCGCCGCGGCCGGGCGATAGCTGGATCGCCTGCGGCGGCGATTCGCTGCAGGCATTACGGCTGCGGTTCGCCGTGCACCGCCGCTGGGGGTGCGAGATCTCGCGGCACTCGGTGCTGCACAGCACCTTCCGCGAGTTGGCCGCCGCCATCGCCGAGGCGCGCAGCGCCGGTGGATTCGCCTACCCGGACGCGCCCGCGCCCGCCGCGGCCGCCTCCGCGCCGCTGACCAGTGAACAGCAGCGGCTGTGGTTCCAGCAGCAGTGGAGGCCCGGCTCGCGCGCCTACAATGTGCCCCTGGCGTTCCGCATCGACGGCGCGGTGGACGCCGTGCGGTTGCGACATGCCTTGTGCGCGCTCGTGATACGGCATCCGGCGCTGCGCACCGCGTTCGAGTCCACGGCGGACGGGCCACGGCAGGTTGTCGGCGAGCCCTACGATCCGTGGATCGAGGCCGATCCCGGCGCCGCGCGCGACGAGGCGGCCCGCCGCGCCTTCGCGGACCGGTTCTTCGCCGTCGCCTTCGATCTGCGGCAGCCGCGAATGCTGCACGCCTGCTGGTTAGCCCACGACAATGGCGGCACCCTGCTGTTGCGGCTGCACCATATCGCCGTCGACGGCTGGTCGCTGAGCGTGCTGTTCCGTGATCTGTCGCAGGCGTACTCGGGCGAGAGCGAACCTGCGGACGCCCGCACACCCCTGGATTACGCCGGATGGCAGTCCGACTGGTTCGCCACCGACGCCTATCGCACCCAGGTTCGCGAATTGCGCGACCACTACGCGCGTTTCGATGAGCCGGAGTCGCTGCGACCCATCCACGAGCGGCCGTTCTCCGCCGGACGGATGCTGCACACCGCGCTGGACGTCACGCGCCGGGCTCGGCTGGATCGGGTGTGCGCCGACACGGGCCTGACCCGATTCCAGGTGTTGCTCGCGGTCTTCGGCTGGAGCCTCTACGCGGTCACCGGGCATACGCGGCCGAGAATTGCCGCGCCCGTGGCGAATCGGCCGATTCACGAGTTCGAGGCCAGCGTCGGCATGTTCGCCAACACCGTGCTGCTGCCCGTCACCGTCGAGCCCCTGGCGACAATGCGGGATCAGGTGGCGCGACTGGGAGCCGATACCCGCGCGGTGCTGGATCGGCAGGACGTGGCGCTGGCGGATGTGCTGGCCGACCGTGAATCGCCCACGGGGACATCCCCGTTCGATGTGCTCTTCGTGCTGGAGAACACCGACTTCGGCGCGCTGGCGCTGGCCGGGACGACGGCCCGGCCACTGTGGTGGGCCCCGGCCGAGGCCAAGACGCCCATGACCGTGTCGGTGATCGAGCACGCCGAGGGTTTCGACTGCCTCTGGGAGTACGCGGAAGACTACTTCGACGCGGAACGGGTGGCGGCACTGGCCGAGCTGTTCCGGCACGGCCTGGACCTGCTGTGCGACGGCGGTATCGCCACTCCCGCCACCCTGGCCCGGCCGTATCGCGCCGCGCTGCCGGATACCAGCCGAGGACCGGCGGCGGAGCCGACCTTCACCACGGTCGCCGAGGGTTTCGCCTGGCAGGTGGCGCTGACCCCGGCGGCCGTCGCACTGCGGTCGCACGACCGCGACGTGACCTACGCCGAACTCGACACCGCCGCAGCATGTTCGGCTCACACACTACGTTCGGCATACGCGCTACCCGACCAGGGCGAACCCTGCCGTGTGGCACTGTATTTCGAACCGTCGATCGAGCACGTGGTCTCGCTGCTGGCACTGGCTCGCCTGGGGGTGACGGCCGTACCGCTGGATCCCTCGTATCCCCCTGCGCTGCTTCGGCAGATCCTCGCGCAGGTGCGACCGCTGTGTGTCCTGCTCGCACCCGACCGGGCGGCGGCATTCGATACGGTCGATTCGACCGGGATCCCGCGCCACCTCGTGACGGATGTTCTCGGGCGCACCGGCGACGAGGAATATCGCTCTGTCGCATCGTTTCCCACGACGGCGACCCGCCCGATGTACACCCTGTTCACCTCCGGTTCCACCGGCACGCCGAAGGGTGTGCAGGTTCCCGACAGCACCCTCTGCAATCTGCTGCAATGGCAGTCGACCGTGGGCGGCCTGTCGACACCCGCGGTGACACAGCAGTTCTCGATGCTGTCGTTCGACGTGTCGTTCCAGGAGATCTTCACGACCCTGTGCGGCGGCGGCACACTGCATCTGGTGCGGCCCGAGTGGCGACGAGACATTCCGGCCCTGCTCGACCAGCTCGACGGCGCGGGCATCGAGCGAATCTTCCTGCCCTACGTGGCATTACAGCTGCTCGCCGAGCACGGCGTGCGACTCGGCCGCTACCCGGGGCGATTACGCGAGGTAATCACCGCCGGTGAGCAACTGGTGTGTACCGACGCCATCCGGCACTGGTTCGCCGGGCTGCCGGGCGCTCGCCTGTTCAATCACTACGGACCCACCGAAACCCATGTGGTGAGCAGCCTGTGCCTGGACGGCGATCCCCTGCGCTGGCCCGATCGGCCCGCCATCGGGCACCCGATCGCGCAGGCGGTGCTGCGGGTGGTCGACAGCGCCGACCTCCCGGTGCCCCCGGGGGTCGAGGGCCGACTGCTGCTCGGTGGCGCCATGGTCAATCGCTGCTATCTGGGCGATCCCGCCTCTGCCGCACCGCGTTTCGAGGAACTTCCCGGAATCGGCCTGTGCTACCGCAGCGGCGATCGCGCCCGGGTCGATGCCGACGGCCTGGTGCACTATGCCGGTCGCGACGATCAGCAGATCAAGCTGAGCGGTCACCGGGTGGAACTCGGCCAGATCGAGGCGGCGCTGCTCCGCCACCCCGCCATCGTCCACGCCCTCGTCGTCCAGGACGGCACGGCGCTGGTGGCCTGCCTCCGGTGCCGCACCCCGGAACCGACCGTCGAGGACCTCACCGCGCATGTGGCGGACCTACTTCCGGCCCACGTGCGCATCGACCGGTTCCGGCTCCTCGCCGAACTCCCCCGCACTCCCAGTGGGAAACTCGACCGCCGCAACGCATTACGCGCCCCGGGCCGCGAATTGAGTCGCAGCACTACCGACCCGGCCACCTGGTCGGCGACCGAGGCCACCCTCGCCGGAATCTTCCAGGCCGCCACCGGTGCACCCATCGCCCCGGGTCAGACCTTCTTCCAGGCAGGCGCAACGAGCCTGGGCCTCATGCGTTTCCACCTGCGGTGCACGGCCGATCCGACGCTGCGGTTCACCGTCGCCGATCTTTTCGAGCACGTCACCATCCCCGCCCTCGCCGCATTCGTGGACCGGCAGACGAGGGACCGGGCTCCCGCGCATGCGCGGACGGCAGTCCCGGCAAGCCGCACAAAGCAGGCGGACGCGGAGACGGTCGCGTCGGCGGCGACGGAACCGATCGCGGTTATCGGTATGGCGGTGCGGGTGCCGGGCGCGACCGATCTCGGAGCGTTCTGGGAGCTGGTACGCACCGGGCGCAGCGGGATCGAATACTTTGCCGCGCCGGAGGGTGTGGTGGGAGCCCGCAGCCAGATGGACGGCCTGCTGGCCTTCGATCCGGGGCATTTCGGGATCAATCGGCGCGATGCCGCGCTCATGGACCCCCAGCAGCGGCATTTGCTCATGAGTTGCGTCCAGGCGCTCGCCCATGCCGGAATCGCCGATCCGGCGGCGCGGCGGATCGGGCTGGTGGCCGGGTGCGGGGAGAATACGTACTTCCAGACCATGCTGCGGGAGGCCGATCCGGCGCTGCTGCCGGACGGTTTCCAGCTGGCGCAGCACCACGACAAGGACTTCCTCGCCACCAAGGCCGCCTACCATCTGGGGCTCACCGGGCCCGCGTTCACCACGCAGGCCGCGTGCGCGAGTTCGCTGGTGGCCGTGCATCTCGCGGCCGGACTGCTGCGGCAGGGCGATGCGGAGGTGATGCTGGCCGGGGGCGTGCTCGTCGATACCACGCTCACCGACGGCTACCGGTACCGCCCGCAGCACATCTTCTCGGTGGACGGGCACTGCCGCCCGTTCAGCGACGACGCCAGCGGCACCGTCGGCGGCAGCGGTGTGGGCGTGGTGGTGCTCAAACCGCTGCGGGCCGCCCGCCGCGACGGGGACACCGTGTACGCGGTCGTCACCGGCTCGGCGGTCAATAACGACGGCTCCGCCAAACTCGGGTACAGCGCCCCGTCCCTCGCGGGCCAGCGGGAGGTCGTTCGAACCGCCCTGCGCCGCAGCGGACGTCGCGGCACCGACATCGGATATGTGGAGGCGCACGGCACCGGCACCCGGCTCGGCGATCCCGTCGAGGTCGGCGCGCTGCGGCAGGCATTGGAGCTCGGCGACGGCGACAACTGCGCCCTGTCCTCGGTCAAGAGCCAACTCGGGCATCTGGGCGCGGCCGCGGGCGTGATCGGATTCATCCGCGCCGTCCTAGCGGTCCGACACGGCATCATCCCCCCGACCATCGACTTCCGCGCCCCGAATCCACAACTGGCACAGGATTTCACGGCCTTCTCGGTGCCGACCACCGCAGTGCCGTGGCCGTCCGACCGCGATCGTGTGGCAGGTGTCAGCAGCTTCGGCATCGGCGGCGCCAATGCCCACGTGATCGTGGAGGCTTCGACCTCCGATCCTTCATTCCCGTCGAATTCCCCCGCGTGCCTGCTGCTATCGAGCAGCAGCGAGGCCGCGCTACGCGCCGATGCCGCCCGCATCGCGAATTACCTTGCCGCCCATCCGGACCGGTACACACAGGTGCTGCGGCATCTCCAGGCAGGGCGACCGGCACGGCGGTACCGCATGGCAGCGGTCTGCGCGGACGCCGACGCGGCGGTGGTGTGGCTGGGTAGCGCAGCTGGGGCCACGGTGCACGATACGGCTGTAGCTGCTGCGGAATCCGTTGCGACAGTGGTGTCGTCCGTCGATGCACCGAGCGAACTCGTAAACGCCTGGATATCCGGAGCACGCATCGATTGGCCGGACGGCCCCGCGCCAGCACCCTGGGATTTCCCGCCGCCCACATTCGACTTGGCCGACTACAGCTTCCAGCGTACGACATCCCGCACCACATCATCCCAGTCCGCGTCCCACACGTCGTCATCGCGGTCTGCGTCCCATAATCCCTCACTCCGACACGCGTCCGAGACTCCGTCATTCCGGCACGCGTCCGAGACTCCGTCATTCCGGCACGCCTCCGACACTTCGTCATTCCGGCACGCCTCCGACACTTCGTCATTCCGGCACGCTTTTGGCCGGAATCTACAGTCGGATCCCGGCCAAAAGCATGCCGGGATAACTGAGGCGAGACATGCCGGGATAACTGAGGCGAGGCACGCCGGGATAACTGAGGCGAGGCACGCCGGGATAACTGAGGCGAGGCACGCCGGGATAACTGAGGCGAGGCACGCCGGGACAACGGAAGCGAAGCACACTGGGACAACGGAAGCGAAGCACGCCGGAATAACGGCGGAGAAGCAGGCCGGGATGACGGGGGCGAAGCGCGCCGTCACGACAGAGGCACAGTGCGCCGGGATGTCGGAGACACCGTGCCAGGACGGCTTTGTCGGGTCGACGGATTTGCCGGAGCGATTGGCCGAAGCCGAGTGGCTACATCAGCCGACGTGGGTTCGGTTACGGCGGGCGGGTGCCGTCGATGGGCGGCACGAGGATCGAGTGCTGGTTGTTATGACCGACACGCCGGTCGACGTGGCGGCGCGCACGGCGTTCTCGGCAGGTCACCGACGGGTGATCGAGGTGCGTTCGGCGGTGGCGTATTCGCGCGTGGCGGCCGATCTGTTCGAGGTGGATCCTGCCGATAGTGCCTCGCTGCGAAGGCTTTTCGACCATCTCGGTGAAACGGACGGGATCGACTGGTTGCATACTCTGCCCCTCGCGGTGACCGGGGCGGTCGGGGCGGACACGTTGGATCGGGCGTATCGGGCGTGCGTGGATACTCCGGCGGCCGTGCTGCGGGCCGTGGCGGATAGTCCTGTGGCGGCGCGGTTTCGGGCCTGGTGGCTGTCGGCGGGTGCGCAGCCGGTCGACGGGTTGGTGCGGCGGCCGGAATCGGCGCTGCTGTCGGGTATTTCCGCCGTCGGTCCCCAGGAGGTCGGGGTGCCGGGTCATTGGGTCGATCTGCCCGACGGCAATCTCGCGGCCCATGCAGCCGTACTCGCGGGACTGCTGGCCGCCGATGATGCGCCGAAACAGGCTGCCCTGCACCGGGACTACTGGTGGGAGCAGAGCACCACACCGGTGACCGTCGCCGAAACCGAACGTCCCCGAGGCGAGGGCGCGCATGTAATCCTCGGCGGCACCGGCGGAATCGGTGTGGGCATAGCGACCTGGTTGCTCGAGCACACCGACGGTGACGTGGTCCTGCTGGCGCGCCGGGCGCAACTCCCGGACGAATTGACCCCGTGGGCAAATCGCGTGCGGATCATCTCCGCAGATCTCACCGAAACCGCACCGGCTGAGATCATGTCGCGGCTACGAGAGCGAATTACTGTCCTACACACCGTGACTCATGCGGCTGGAGTAGCTGCCGGTGGGTTGATCGCTCGGCGCGACTCGGTCACGGCCAAGCAGGCGAGTGCCGTGAAACTCCTGGGCGCACTGCTCATGGAACAAATCATCGACCACTACCGCCCGGCGATCGCGGTCTACTGTTCCTCCATGTCCGCCCGCTTCGGCGGCATCGGCCAGCTCGACTACGCCGCCGCCAATGGTCTGCTCGACGGCTTCGCCCACCATCGCGCCCGACCCGGCGAGGCCACGGTCCGCATCGGAATCGACTGGGACATCTGGTCGGAGACCGGGATGGCCGTTCGCGCCCTGCGCGGCGACGCCCGGCACCGGGACCATCTGTCCGTCGGCCTCACGGTCGCCGAGGGGCAGCGGGTTTTCGCGCGGGCGCTCACGGCGCAACTGCCGCAGCTGCTGGTGTCGACCACTCCCCTGGCCGAGGCGCACAGGTTCTACGCGCCCACCCGCGACACCGTCGCCGAGGCGAACGCGGACCTGCCCTCGGCCGCCCGGCTGCTCACCGAATTCCTCTGTGACGCATTGGGTCTCGAGGAACTGGACCCGGATGCCTCGCTCTACGATCTGGGCGCGGATTCGCTCACCATGCTCGATGTCATCGATGCGGTGAAGCAGCATCTCGGGATCGATCTGGAGCTGTCGCGCCTGAGCCATCGGGTGTCGCTGGCGGAGATTCTGGCCCGGGTGACCGACGCCGCCGCGGGTGCCGTCGGCGCGGAGGACGTGTCGGTGCAGGTGTGGCAGGAGGGTACCGGCCGCGAGGTGCTGTGCCTGATCCATCCGGTCGGCGGCGATATCCAGGCGTACCGGCCGCTGGTGTCGGGACTGGCTGCCGAGTTGACCGTTTGTCTCATCGCCGATCCCGCGCTGCGGGACACCGCGCCGCCCGGATGGACCCTGACCGAGCGGGCGCGGCTGTATCACGCGGCGCTGCAGGCCCGATTCCCCGTCGAGACCTGGCGCTGGCAGCTGGCCGGATGGTCGTTCGGCGCGTGGGTGGCGCTCGGGATGGCCGCGGAATCCGAGGCCGCCGGACAGCCCGCGCGGGCACTGCATCTCATCGATCCGCCGCCGCCGGGCGCGGGCGCGCGGTTCCGCGACTACGACCGGGCCCAGCTCGAGGCGGTCTTCGCGCACGAGCTCGGCCAGTCCGGCGATTCCGGCGCGCACGGCTACGCCGAACGCCTGGCCCGCTGCTGTGAGGCCAACCTGCGCAGCATGATCGATCACCGGCTGCCGCGGCTCACCCGCACGCCGAGCCGGGTCTGGCTGGCCGAGCGGCCGCTTCCGGACCTGCCCGACCATGGGAATCTCGATGCGCAGCAGGCGGATTGGGGGCCGCATCTGCCGGAGTCCGCGGTCTGGCATCGGCTCGATACCACGCACTACGGCATCGTGCGCCCGCCGCAGGTGAGCGCGGTGGCCGCGGCCGTGAACGCGACGCTCGGAGAGGCGGATTCGTGA